Proteins encoded within one genomic window of Euzebyales bacterium:
- a CDS encoding DMT family transporter, translating into MTRVTTDVVSHGRAAARRYPLVLVSVGVVLYSTGPVMLQASAVSGPVFSFWRLWMGVGTLGAVAVVQRALGAPWPLLRAWRVAVWAGVAFGMHQLLFFTAIRMTTVVDVSLMNALAPIVTAVGARWMFGERPGPRFWTWAAVAIAGAVLLALAAAASPAGSAAGMTMALANVVFFAAFFLLSKWGRDHLPVAAFLLGTMSVAACVVSTFVLVTDAPVLDVRGVDLLLAGGVAVGPGAVGHFVMTWPLRYVPANIPPIMRLAQPFVAGGLAWWLLAEPLSLRHLVGGALVVAGAAGTVLSGDGRRLRADALRSAA; encoded by the coding sequence ATGACGCGCGTGACGACCGATGTGGTGTCTCACGGGCGTGCTGCCGCGCGCCGCTACCCCCTGGTCCTCGTGTCCGTCGGGGTCGTCCTGTACTCGACAGGGCCCGTGATGCTGCAGGCGTCGGCGGTGTCAGGCCCCGTCTTCAGCTTCTGGCGACTGTGGATGGGCGTGGGCACGCTGGGCGCCGTGGCGGTCGTGCAACGTGCCCTCGGTGCGCCGTGGCCGCTGCTGCGTGCCTGGCGGGTCGCGGTTTGGGCGGGCGTGGCGTTCGGCATGCACCAGCTGCTGTTCTTCACCGCCATCCGCATGACGACGGTCGTCGATGTCTCGCTGATGAACGCGCTCGCGCCCATCGTGACGGCGGTCGGCGCCCGCTGGATGTTCGGTGAGCGACCGGGTCCGCGCTTCTGGACGTGGGCGGCCGTGGCGATCGCTGGTGCGGTACTGCTCGCCCTCGCCGCAGCGGCGTCGCCGGCGGGCAGCGCCGCCGGCATGACGATGGCGCTGGCCAACGTGGTCTTCTTCGCTGCGTTCTTCCTGTTGTCGAAGTGGGGGCGCGACCACCTGCCGGTCGCGGCCTTCCTGCTGGGCACGATGAGCGTCGCCGCATGCGTCGTGTCGACCTTCGTCCTGGTCACCGATGCGCCGGTGCTGGACGTCCGCGGCGTCGACCTGCTGCTGGCGGGAGGCGTGGCCGTCGGCCCCGGCGCGGTCGGCCACTTCGTAATGACCTGGCCGCTGCGCTACGTGCCTGCGAACATCCCGCCGATCATGCGGCTGGCGCAGCCGTTCGTCGCCGGCGGTCTCGCATGGTGGCTGCTGGCCGAGCCGCTGTCGCTGCGGCACCTCGTCGGCGGCGCGCTGGTCGTGGCGGGTGCTGCGGGCACCGTGCTGTCCGGTGATGGCCGCCGTCTGCGCGCCGATGCGCTCCGCAGCGCGGCGTGA